Proteins from a single region of Bacillus sp. (in: firmicutes):
- a CDS encoding EscU/YscU/HrcU family type III secretion system export apparatus switch protein — protein sequence MKNHHFAKKEAVALSYDSPTDYAPKVIAKGRGEVANNILENAKKFNIPIQEDPTLVELLGQLEINETIPEELYQIVAELFAFIYRIDKMLENNEK from the coding sequence ATGAAAAATCATCATTTTGCTAAAAAAGAGGCTGTTGCTCTTTCTTATGATAGCCCCACCGATTATGCGCCAAAAGTAATCGCTAAAGGAAGGGGAGAAGTTGCCAACAATATTTTAGAAAATGCAAAAAAATTTAATATTCCGATTCAAGAAGATCCAACATTAGTTGAATTATTGGGCCAACTTGAAATTAATGAAACAATTCCTGAGGAACTATATCAAATTGTTGCCGAGTTGTTCGCTTTTATTTACCGAATCGACAAAATGCTCGAGAATAATGAAAAATAA